The following proteins are co-located in the Polystyrenella longa genome:
- a CDS encoding glutamine synthetase III family protein, with the protein MKERLPKSVFKSLIKTIEEGTKLEPETADAVATAMKDWAMEKGATHYAHVFYPLTGSTAEKHDSFLIPTGDGTAMAEFSGSQLIQGEPDGSSFPTGGIRQTFEARGYTIWDVTSPAYILENTNGTTLCIPTAFVSWTGEALDKKTPVLRSMQALNVQAQRILKLFGHEDAALVSSTAGPEQEYFLIDRNFFFSRPDLINAGRTLFGAKPPKGQEFDDHYFGAIPERVLSYMFDVERELFKLGIPVKTRHNEVAPGQYEIAPIFESANIATDHQQLVMLTLRKVAEKYGMACLTHEKPFAGVNGSGKHVNWSLGSKSQGNMLDPGDTPHENAQFLLVCAAVIRAVHKHQGLLRSVVASASNDHRLGANEAPPAIMSIFLGDQLTDVFEQIKTGGANSSLPRGTLTVGVDVLPPLPKDAGDRNRTSPFAFTGNRFEFRAVGSNQSIAGPLVAMNTIVAESLDYCATQLEQATGGDPAKLNEALQKLLTQIMTDHGTIVFNGDGYSDAWHKEAAERGLLNLKTTADALPALKDKSVKDLFTKYNVLSERELDSRLDIYLEQYCMTVQVEANLTLEIARTLIFPAVVRYQNELASTCANLKFLGYDFDMKTLDKITTLVKGLQDSTSKLEEILSKEHESDLEVQAEIIRDTFLPAMMDVRGYADELEGIVADDLWPLPTYQEMLFIR; encoded by the coding sequence ATGAAAGAACGCCTACCCAAAAGTGTCTTCAAATCGCTGATTAAAACGATTGAAGAGGGTACCAAACTCGAACCTGAAACCGCCGATGCCGTGGCGACCGCCATGAAAGACTGGGCAATGGAAAAAGGGGCGACTCACTACGCTCACGTTTTCTATCCGCTGACCGGTTCAACGGCTGAAAAACACGACAGCTTCCTGATTCCGACCGGCGATGGTACCGCCATGGCTGAGTTCAGCGGGAGCCAGTTGATTCAGGGTGAACCAGACGGTTCCAGCTTCCCTACTGGTGGTATTCGTCAGACATTTGAGGCCCGCGGTTACACCATCTGGGACGTCACCAGCCCCGCCTATATTCTGGAAAACACCAACGGAACGACCTTGTGTATTCCGACGGCGTTTGTTTCCTGGACAGGTGAAGCTCTCGACAAAAAGACTCCGGTTCTTCGCTCGATGCAAGCTTTGAACGTACAGGCTCAACGTATCCTGAAGTTGTTCGGCCACGAAGATGCCGCCTTGGTTAGTTCAACCGCTGGCCCGGAACAGGAATACTTCCTGATCGACCGAAACTTCTTCTTTTCCCGCCCTGACCTGATCAACGCGGGACGAACCCTCTTCGGTGCGAAACCTCCGAAAGGGCAGGAGTTCGACGATCATTACTTCGGTGCGATTCCCGAACGTGTTCTGTCTTACATGTTCGACGTAGAACGAGAACTGTTCAAACTGGGTATTCCGGTTAAAACTCGTCACAACGAAGTGGCTCCCGGACAATACGAGATTGCCCCGATTTTCGAATCAGCCAACATTGCGACCGACCATCAGCAATTGGTGATGCTGACCCTTCGTAAAGTTGCCGAGAAATACGGCATGGCCTGCCTGACCCACGAAAAACCATTCGCGGGCGTCAACGGTTCCGGAAAACACGTGAACTGGTCACTGGGTAGCAAAAGCCAGGGCAACATGCTCGATCCAGGGGATACTCCGCACGAGAATGCTCAGTTCCTGCTCGTTTGTGCTGCCGTTATTCGCGCTGTACACAAGCATCAGGGTCTGCTCCGTTCTGTTGTGGCCTCAGCCTCGAACGACCATCGACTGGGAGCAAACGAAGCTCCTCCAGCGATCATGTCGATCTTCCTGGGCGATCAACTGACCGACGTTTTCGAACAGATCAAAACGGGTGGAGCCAACAGCTCGCTGCCCAGAGGAACCTTGACCGTCGGCGTTGATGTACTGCCACCGCTGCCGAAAGACGCCGGTGACCGTAACCGAACCAGCCCATTCGCATTTACCGGTAATCGTTTCGAGTTTCGTGCTGTCGGTTCGAACCAGTCAATCGCAGGTCCGCTCGTCGCCATGAATACCATCGTGGCTGAGTCTCTCGACTACTGTGCGACCCAACTGGAACAAGCGACTGGTGGTGATCCTGCCAAGTTGAACGAAGCATTGCAGAAATTGTTGACTCAGATCATGACCGATCACGGAACCATCGTCTTCAATGGCGACGGTTACTCGGACGCATGGCACAAAGAGGCGGCCGAACGCGGCTTGCTCAATCTGAAAACGACAGCCGATGCACTGCCTGCCCTGAAAGACAAATCAGTCAAAGATCTGTTCACCAAGTACAACGTACTGAGTGAACGCGAACTCGACTCGCGTCTCGATATCTACCTCGAGCAGTATTGCATGACCGTGCAGGTTGAAGCGAACCTGACTCTGGAGATTGCCCGGACGTTAATCTTCCCGGCCGTCGTACGGTATCAGAATGAGTTGGCTTCCACCTGTGCTAACCTGAAGTTCCTCGGTTACGATTTTGACATGAAAACCCTCGACAAGATCACCACCTTGGTTAAAGGGTTGCAGGATTCCACTTCCAAATTGGAAGAAATTCTGAGTAAAGAACATGAGAGTGATCTGGAAGTTCAAGCCGAAATCATCCGCGATACTTTTCTTCCGGCAATGATGGATGTACGTGGATACGCGGATGAATTGGAAGGAATCGTCGCTGACGATCTCTGGCCTCTGCCGACCTACCAGGAAATGCTCTTCATTCGCTAG
- a CDS encoding 2-hydroxyacid dehydrogenase encodes MRVAFFSTKPYDREFFEQANADHAHELVCFEPRLSVQTSQLANGYEAVCAFVNDQLDAEVLEVLANGGTKYIALRCAGFNNVDLERAKQLRLQIVRVPAYSPYSVAEHSVGLMLTLNRKIHRAYSRVREGNFSLNGLLGFDLHGKTVGIVGTGKIGELVARILAGFGCRLLGFDMRPNPGCTNLGMEYVPLEQLLQESDVVSLHCPLTPETHYLVNEETIAQMKPGVMLINTSRGGVIDTRAAITGLKSGKIGSLGIDVYEEESDYFFEDISQQWIADDVLARLLTFPNVIVTGHQGFFTQEALTAIAQTTLQNLSDLAETGRCKNEVL; translated from the coding sequence ATGCGAGTTGCCTTCTTCAGTACCAAACCTTACGACCGCGAATTCTTTGAACAAGCCAATGCGGATCATGCGCATGAGCTTGTCTGTTTCGAGCCTCGATTGTCGGTTCAAACCAGCCAGTTGGCCAATGGGTACGAAGCGGTATGTGCCTTTGTAAATGATCAACTCGATGCGGAGGTCCTTGAGGTATTGGCGAATGGGGGAACGAAATACATTGCCTTGCGTTGTGCTGGTTTCAACAATGTCGATCTCGAACGAGCCAAACAACTGAGGTTGCAAATTGTACGTGTTCCCGCGTATTCGCCGTACTCTGTCGCGGAACATTCAGTCGGTCTGATGCTGACGTTGAATCGAAAAATTCATCGGGCGTACTCTCGGGTAAGGGAGGGCAACTTCAGCTTGAATGGGCTACTCGGGTTTGATCTGCACGGCAAGACAGTCGGAATTGTTGGCACGGGAAAAATCGGTGAACTGGTTGCACGCATTCTGGCCGGCTTCGGTTGCCGCTTGCTCGGTTTCGATATGCGTCCCAATCCGGGCTGCACCAATCTGGGCATGGAATACGTTCCGCTCGAACAACTTCTCCAGGAAAGTGACGTGGTCAGCCTGCATTGCCCACTGACGCCGGAAACGCATTACTTAGTCAACGAAGAGACCATCGCGCAAATGAAGCCGGGCGTGATGCTGATCAATACCAGCCGAGGTGGTGTGATTGACACCCGGGCAGCGATTACCGGATTGAAATCTGGAAAGATCGGTTCACTCGGAATCGATGTTTATGAAGAAGAATCGGACTACTTCTTTGAAGACATATCGCAGCAATGGATTGCCGATGATGTACTCGCCCGGTTACTGACATTTCCCAATGTGATCGTCACGGGGCATCAGGGTTTCTTTACGCAGGAAGCACTCACTGCGATTGCCCAGACCACGTTACAGAACCTGAGTGATCTCGCCGAAACGGGTCGTTGTAAAAACGAAGTTCTGTGA
- a CDS encoding FAD-dependent oxidoreductase — protein sequence MEARTRDNSTEVLPVQVVLFGGGIAGLWLLDQLVERGYSAVLLESQALGSGQTIASQGIIHGGLKYTLQGMLTRSAAQIREMPGIWKACLAGERTPDLSETPLRSDSCYLWRTESLRSRLGMIGAQVGLRVAPTSLCETERPEVLKECPGTLARLEEQVLSPAGLLQNFLKNHRDCLLKIDAQDGVKFNLTPKGTLEQIQIHSSECSRTLSLQPEQVVFTAGKGNIPLREQCGLSTTVGQARPLHMVVVRGDLPWLNGHCVDGAKTRVTISSEQTSSGQTAWQLGGQIAELGVNMPREELLAFAADELSSAIPGISLSATEWSSYRVDRAEPVTPEGKRPEQAYFLHEQNIWTAWPTKLALAPQLSEHLLEDLIPLLSSPIANTASLQKTIATWPRPDVALPPWEQETEWSDFSQLSQTSAKHVA from the coding sequence ATGGAGGCGCGTACTCGGGACAATTCAACAGAAGTTCTGCCGGTACAGGTCGTGCTGTTTGGTGGTGGAATTGCCGGACTCTGGTTGCTAGACCAGTTGGTTGAACGGGGATATTCCGCCGTTTTGCTGGAGTCGCAGGCACTGGGGTCAGGACAGACCATTGCATCGCAGGGAATCATCCATGGCGGGTTGAAATACACACTTCAGGGAATGCTGACTCGCTCCGCAGCTCAGATTCGAGAAATGCCCGGAATTTGGAAAGCCTGTCTCGCTGGCGAACGAACGCCCGACCTCAGCGAAACTCCCCTCCGCTCCGACTCCTGCTATCTCTGGAGAACAGAATCTCTTAGGTCCCGACTCGGTATGATCGGTGCCCAGGTCGGTTTACGCGTCGCCCCCACTTCGCTCTGCGAAACCGAGCGTCCAGAAGTTTTAAAAGAGTGCCCCGGCACCCTCGCCCGACTGGAAGAACAAGTCCTTTCCCCGGCCGGACTCTTGCAGAATTTTCTAAAAAACCACCGGGACTGCCTACTGAAAATCGACGCGCAGGACGGAGTCAAATTCAATCTGACTCCCAAGGGAACCCTCGAACAAATTCAAATCCACTCTTCCGAATGCTCCCGAACATTATCTCTGCAACCGGAACAGGTCGTCTTCACAGCGGGCAAAGGTAACATCCCCCTTCGAGAACAATGTGGACTTTCGACCACGGTAGGACAAGCACGACCACTGCACATGGTTGTCGTGCGGGGCGATCTTCCGTGGCTCAACGGACACTGTGTTGATGGAGCCAAAACACGAGTCACTATCAGCAGCGAACAGACTTCCTCTGGCCAGACTGCCTGGCAACTGGGGGGGCAAATTGCTGAACTCGGCGTGAACATGCCGCGAGAAGAACTCCTTGCCTTTGCTGCCGATGAACTCTCTTCGGCGATTCCGGGGATTAGCCTGTCTGCCACGGAATGGTCCTCCTATCGCGTCGACCGGGCTGAACCAGTCACTCCAGAAGGGAAACGGCCCGAGCAAGCTTACTTCCTGCACGAACAAAACATCTGGACCGCCTGGCCAACGAAACTTGCATTGGCACCGCAACTCAGCGAACATTTGCTGGAGGATCTCATCCCCCTACTTTCCAGTCCAATTGCCAATACAGCATCGCTTCAAAAAACGATCGCCACCTGGCCCCGTCCTGATGTTGCCTTACCTCCCTGGGAACAGGAAACGGAGTGGTCGGACTTTTCCCAACTAAGTCAAACCTCGGCGAAACACGTCGCCTGA
- a CDS encoding potassium channel family protein, with the protein MQSSFRKILIGAVFFLITNIIAIFGYWYAGWDILEAVYMVVITIYGVGYGEVRPIETDVMKIFTIGVIVTGCTSAIYVLGGFVQLIAEGELKRVLGVRRMTLGIEKLSNHVIVCGFGRVGRILARELTESGQEFVVIDTDQERLQEAENNGLFVIIGDATEEKILDAAGVKKARVVASVLPNDAANVFITLTVRELNPDVEIIARGESPSTEKKLLRSGATKVVLPAAIGATRIARLITHPSAEELLMGSFTKTSLNEDLDQIGLQINEILIESGSPIADNPLSDFCLGKMNQFVVVAVRHSDESVNRNPEPDYQVQVGDTLIVLAHRSAVPQIREKVARREIYYRGARG; encoded by the coding sequence ATGCAATCTTCCTTCCGTAAGATTCTTATCGGCGCCGTGTTCTTCCTGATCACGAATATCATCGCGATCTTTGGCTACTGGTACGCCGGGTGGGACATTCTGGAAGCAGTCTACATGGTGGTGATTACCATTTATGGCGTTGGTTACGGGGAAGTGCGTCCCATCGAAACTGATGTGATGAAAATCTTCACGATTGGTGTCATCGTCACTGGTTGTACGTCGGCCATTTATGTCCTCGGTGGATTCGTGCAGTTAATTGCCGAAGGAGAGTTGAAACGTGTTCTGGGAGTGCGACGAATGACATTAGGGATTGAGAAACTTTCGAATCATGTGATCGTCTGCGGCTTCGGCCGGGTTGGTCGAATACTGGCGCGGGAACTGACCGAGTCAGGACAGGAATTCGTCGTGATCGACACCGATCAGGAACGACTCCAGGAGGCCGAGAATAACGGCTTATTTGTGATTATTGGCGACGCAACCGAAGAAAAGATTCTGGATGCGGCTGGAGTTAAAAAGGCGCGCGTTGTCGCCAGCGTACTACCTAACGACGCGGCGAATGTCTTCATTACGCTCACAGTTCGTGAACTCAATCCAGACGTGGAAATCATCGCCCGGGGTGAGTCTCCCTCGACCGAGAAAAAGCTTCTTCGATCAGGGGCGACCAAGGTGGTTCTGCCGGCTGCCATCGGCGCGACGCGTATTGCCCGGTTGATTACTCATCCCTCCGCAGAAGAACTGCTAATGGGCTCATTTACCAAGACGAGTTTGAATGAAGATCTCGATCAGATTGGTCTGCAGATCAATGAGATCCTAATTGAATCCGGATCGCCCATTGCGGACAATCCTCTGTCCGATTTCTGTCTGGGGAAAATGAATCAATTCGTTGTTGTCGCGGTCCGTCACTCGGACGAATCGGTCAATCGAAATCCAGAGCCAGATTATCAGGTCCAGGTGGGTGATACCCTGATCGTACTTGCCCATCGAAGTGCGGTCCCGCAGATACGTGAGAAAGTCGCGCGAAGGGAGATTTATTACCGAGGCGCTCGTGGCTGA
- the sthA gene encoding Si-specific NAD(P)(+) transhydrogenase, which translates to MQAAKMGYSVATIEKQQLIGGNCTHKGTIPSKALRYAIFQTTSLLDGRFVDSETLASARSFANLRRSAGTVIDKQVKMRQSFYDRNEVYVYHGHAKLAGPNMVEVYDELGGKREVQAKSIIIATGSRPFRPTNIDFSHPFLHDSDTILDLKETPRSISIFGAGVVGCEYASMFKNLGVKVNLINTREQLLEFLDDEIIDALSYHLREKGVVIRHREAFERVETVSDGVVLHLVSGKQIKSDVLLWAAGRAGNSENLGLESVGITPNSRGQIDVDEHFRAAENIYAVGDVIGRPSLASAAYVQGRYAAQHMLKGECEQSLVEDIPTGIYTSPEISSLGKTERELTDLGVPYEVGQSIFKSLARAQITGQTVGMLKILFHRETLQLLGIHCFGANASEIIHIGQAIMSQPGEQNSLRYFVNSTFNYPTMAEAYRVAALNGLNRLF; encoded by the coding sequence ATGCAAGCGGCCAAGATGGGCTATTCCGTTGCTACCATCGAAAAGCAGCAACTGATTGGTGGAAACTGTACCCATAAAGGGACGATCCCCAGTAAAGCACTGCGATACGCAATCTTTCAAACGACAAGCCTTCTTGATGGCCGATTTGTTGACTCCGAAACTCTTGCATCAGCGCGGTCCTTTGCGAATCTGCGACGGTCAGCTGGGACGGTGATTGATAAACAGGTCAAAATGCGCCAAAGCTTTTATGACCGAAACGAGGTTTACGTCTATCACGGACATGCCAAGCTCGCCGGTCCTAACATGGTGGAGGTCTACGACGAACTGGGCGGGAAACGCGAGGTGCAGGCGAAGTCGATTATCATCGCGACCGGTTCACGCCCTTTTCGACCTACCAACATCGACTTCTCCCATCCCTTCCTGCACGACAGCGATACGATTCTCGACTTGAAGGAGACACCCCGCTCCATCAGCATTTTCGGCGCGGGAGTGGTCGGGTGCGAATATGCATCGATGTTCAAAAACCTGGGGGTGAAGGTTAATCTGATCAACACTCGTGAACAGTTACTGGAATTCCTCGATGACGAAATCATCGACGCGCTCAGTTATCATTTACGCGAAAAAGGGGTGGTTATTCGGCACCGGGAAGCGTTCGAGCGCGTCGAGACCGTCTCTGACGGCGTGGTTCTGCACCTCGTCTCGGGGAAGCAAATCAAATCCGATGTGCTGCTTTGGGCTGCCGGTCGTGCCGGAAACTCGGAAAACCTGGGCTTGGAATCGGTGGGGATCACTCCTAACAGCCGGGGCCAGATTGATGTCGATGAACATTTCCGGGCGGCTGAGAATATCTACGCCGTCGGAGACGTTATCGGACGGCCTTCGCTCGCTAGTGCGGCCTATGTTCAGGGGCGATATGCGGCTCAGCATATGCTGAAAGGGGAATGCGAACAGTCCTTGGTGGAAGATATTCCAACCGGGATTTATACCAGCCCGGAGATCAGTTCCCTGGGGAAAACGGAACGGGAACTGACCGACCTGGGAGTCCCTTACGAAGTGGGACAGTCGATTTTCAAAAGCCTTGCCCGGGCTCAGATTACTGGCCAGACGGTTGGGATGTTGAAAATTCTATTCCACCGTGAGACGCTGCAATTGTTGGGTATTCATTGCTTTGGGGCCAACGCTTCGGAGATTATTCACATTGGCCAGGCGATCATGTCGCAACCGGGGGAACAGAATTCGCTCCGGTACTTCGTCAACTCGACGTTTAATTATCCGACAATGGCGGAAGCGTATCGGGTCGCCGCCCTGAATGGTCTCAATCGGCTCTTTTAG
- a CDS encoding aldo/keto reductase, with protein sequence MIDLASQPLGFGAFKIGRNQKIKYPTAYDLPSEAESARLLNAVLDLGIGYIDTAPAYGLSEERIGQGISHRRQEYILSTKVGEQFIDGESHYDFSAPSINASLDRSLALLQTDYLDIVLIHSSANDVEVLQQTDVVEVLQQRKAKGDIGAIGLSGKTIEAATLSLEWADLLMVEYHLEDRSHEPVILEASKRGMPVVVKKGLSAGHLSPREAIRFLFSNPYVTSLVVGSLNLEHLQQNLTLARQLGEETCLPKKPAYPSPERSPWDQDDPTCT encoded by the coding sequence ATGATCGATCTCGCTTCCCAACCTCTCGGCTTCGGCGCTTTCAAAATTGGCCGGAATCAGAAGATCAAATATCCTACAGCCTACGACCTGCCCAGCGAAGCAGAGTCAGCACGGTTACTCAATGCCGTACTGGATTTGGGAATCGGATACATCGATACCGCCCCGGCCTACGGGCTAAGCGAAGAACGAATCGGTCAGGGAATTTCACATCGACGCCAGGAATACATTCTGTCGACCAAAGTAGGCGAACAATTCATTGATGGCGAATCGCATTATGACTTTTCTGCGCCCTCCATTAACGCCAGCCTGGATCGTAGCCTCGCATTATTACAAACAGACTATCTCGACATTGTCCTGATTCATTCCTCCGCAAATGATGTCGAAGTTCTGCAGCAAACCGACGTGGTGGAAGTCCTCCAACAACGGAAGGCCAAGGGAGACATCGGCGCCATTGGCCTGAGTGGCAAGACAATTGAGGCAGCGACCCTTTCCCTGGAATGGGCCGATTTGTTGATGGTGGAGTACCACCTCGAAGATCGTTCCCACGAGCCGGTGATTCTGGAAGCCTCCAAAAGAGGGATGCCGGTCGTCGTCAAAAAAGGACTCTCGGCCGGTCACCTCAGCCCGCGTGAAGCGATCCGGTTTCTGTTTTCCAATCCGTATGTCACAAGCCTGGTCGTCGGCAGCCTGAACCTGGAGCACCTCCAGCAAAACCTGACGCTCGCCCGCCAACTGGGCGAAGAAACCTGTCTGCCTAAAAAACCAGCGTATCCATCGCCCGAAAGGTCGCCCTGGGATCAGGACGACCCGACCTGCACTTAG